A genomic stretch from Candidatus Hydrogenisulfobacillus filiaventi includes:
- the yqxC gene encoding putative 2'-O-ribose RNA methyltransferase (Evidence 3 : Putative function from multiple computational evidences; PubMedId : 16014871, 22333191, 24809820; Product type e : enzyme): MSGSSLRRLDQLLVERGLAPSRTRAQAWILAGAVYVDGRRRDKAGTPVPADAVIEVRAPAERYVSRAGLKLEHALAVFALEPAGWTVVDIGASTGGFTDCWLQHGAARVYAVDVGRGQLDWRLRQDPRVVVRERTNARYLSLAALGRQEPVEAVSVDVSFIGLARVLPAARGLLAPGGHLLALLKPQFEAGPRRVGKGGVVRDPAVHEAVLREFLASLPAMGLAVAGATPSPIRGGDGNIEFFFHLVPDVSWERDVHASAVNPAALVEEAWQGRRPPDPGR; this comes from the coding sequence ATGAGCGGGTCCTCCCTGCGCCGCCTTGACCAGCTGCTGGTGGAGCGCGGGCTGGCGCCCAGCCGGACCCGGGCCCAGGCCTGGATCCTGGCGGGCGCCGTGTATGTGGACGGCCGCCGGCGCGACAAGGCCGGCACCCCGGTGCCGGCGGATGCCGTAATTGAGGTACGGGCGCCTGCCGAACGCTACGTGAGCCGGGCTGGGCTTAAGCTGGAGCACGCCCTGGCGGTCTTTGCCCTGGAGCCGGCCGGGTGGACCGTGGTGGACATCGGGGCTTCCACTGGCGGCTTTACCGACTGCTGGCTGCAGCACGGGGCGGCGCGGGTTTACGCGGTGGATGTGGGACGGGGCCAGCTGGACTGGCGTCTGCGCCAGGACCCGCGGGTGGTGGTGCGGGAGCGCACCAACGCCCGCTATCTGTCCCTGGCCGCCCTGGGCCGGCAGGAGCCGGTGGAGGCGGTCTCGGTGGATGTCTCTTTTATCGGGCTGGCCCGGGTCCTGCCAGCCGCCCGGGGCCTGCTGGCCCCGGGGGGCCATCTGCTGGCCCTGTTGAAGCCGCAGTTCGAGGCCGGGCCGCGCCGGGTGGGCAAAGGGGGCGTCGTCCGGGACCCGGCCGTACACGAGGCCGTCCTCCGCGAGTTCCTGGCCAGCCTCCCGGCGATGGGGCTGGCGGTGGCGGGGGCGACCCCCTCCCCCATCCGGGGCGGGGACGGCAATATTGAGTTTTTCTTCCACCTGGTGCCGGATGTATCATGGGAGCGGGACGTGCACGCGTCGGCGGTGAACCCGGCGGCGTTGGTGGAGGAGGCCTGGCAGGGCCGGCGTCCGCCCGATCCCGGCCGTTAA
- the nadK gene encoding NAD kinase: MARVLIWPNPEKERVRGLAAQLVRWLERRGDTAVIPAEMAELVGLGDWGRSWEDPELTDFTIGVVLGGDGTLLRAAKQLLEADRPLLGVNLGHLGFLTEVEVPDLYPALSAFLAGDYDLDERYMLSARILREGRELARYHALNDVVVTKGPFARLVNLETFVGPHYVATYPADGLIVATPTGSTAYSLSAGGPILSPDLAIMVMTPICPHSFFDRSIVIDGRQRITIRVHAPHRETFVTVDGQEGLPIEDGDEVAVEACERRVKLLRRPGWSFFNVLRGWRTRR; the protein is encoded by the coding sequence GTGGCTCGGGTGTTGATCTGGCCCAATCCGGAAAAGGAGCGGGTACGGGGATTGGCGGCGCAGCTGGTGCGCTGGCTGGAGCGGCGGGGAGACACGGCGGTCATTCCGGCTGAAATGGCCGAGCTGGTGGGCTTGGGGGACTGGGGGCGCAGCTGGGAGGATCCGGAGCTCACCGACTTCACCATCGGGGTGGTGTTGGGCGGCGACGGCACCCTGCTGCGGGCCGCCAAGCAGCTGCTGGAGGCCGACCGGCCCCTCCTGGGTGTCAATTTGGGGCATCTGGGTTTTCTGACCGAGGTGGAGGTGCCCGACCTGTACCCGGCGTTGTCCGCCTTCCTGGCCGGCGACTATGACCTGGATGAGCGCTACATGCTGTCGGCCCGCATCCTGCGTGAGGGCCGGGAGCTGGCCCGCTACCACGCCCTGAACGACGTGGTGGTGACCAAGGGGCCCTTTGCCCGGCTGGTCAACCTGGAGACCTTTGTAGGCCCCCATTATGTGGCCACCTACCCCGCCGACGGTCTGATTGTGGCCACCCCGACCGGGTCCACCGCCTACTCGCTGTCCGCCGGCGGGCCCATCCTGAGCCCTGACCTCGCCATCATGGTCATGACCCCCATCTGCCCGCATTCCTTCTTCGACCGGTCCATCGTGATCGACGGCCGGCAGCGTATCACCATCCGGGTCCACGCCCCCCACCGGGAGACCTTCGTCACGGTGGACGGCCAGGAGGGACTGCCGATCGAGGATGGGGACGAGGTGGCGGTGGAGGCCTGCGAACGGCGGGTCAAGCTGCTGCGCCGGCCAGGCTGGAGCTTTTTCAATGTCTTACGGGGATGGCGAACACGGCGATGA
- the argR gene encoding transcriptional regulator (AhrC(ArgR)-arginine) (Evidence 2a : Function from experimental evidences in other organisms; PubMedId : 180070, 9194709, 9383188, 11305941, 11856827, 17020585, 17576690, 18007040, 18455186; Product type r : regulator) yields the protein MTDKRTRQALIRDLIRRQPIETQDQLSELLAAMGIPVTQATVSRDIKELGLVKVPHGNSHYYALPEEAGLMQARDRLRRLLGEVLVSVTPAENLVVIKTVTAGAEVVSEAVDGLGWPEIVGTLAGENTVLVVVRSREEAPEVARRLEGLA from the coding sequence ATGACCGACAAGCGGACCCGCCAGGCGTTGATCCGGGACTTAATCCGGCGGCAGCCGATCGAGACCCAGGACCAGCTTTCCGAGCTGTTGGCCGCCATGGGCATTCCGGTGACCCAGGCCACCGTGTCGCGGGACATCAAGGAGCTGGGCCTGGTCAAGGTGCCGCACGGCAACAGTCATTATTACGCCCTGCCGGAGGAGGCGGGGCTGATGCAGGCCCGGGACCGGCTGCGCCGGCTGCTGGGCGAGGTGCTGGTCTCGGTCACCCCGGCCGAAAACCTGGTGGTGATCAAGACCGTGACCGCCGGCGCGGAAGTGGTGTCCGAGGCCGTAGACGGCCTGGGCTGGCCGGAGATCGTCGGCACCCTGGCGGGGGAGAACACGGTGCTGGTGGTGGTCCGGAGCCGAGAGGAGGCCCCGGAGGTGGCCCGCCGCCTGGAAGGATTGGCCTAG
- a CDS encoding DNA repair protein RecN: MLENLAIHNFGIMADSVIDWEPGLNVVTGESGAGKSLLVEALDTVLGARATADRIGPWDDAARIRASFRVGAQHPVWQAAAAWGLEPDEVLIVQREWGRDGRSLFRVQGRPVPAAAVRELADCGLMELSGQHQHQRWLRPHALTGWLDEAGGLEGLRAAVEEAWAAWRQAVEALEELRGQAPDPATVEAWRETVAEIGQAGLSPDEEARLEDEIRRLRAARRLMEGYAAFRGNLEGDGDSPGAEAALAEAARALAALAGVDPALAPAQALLEGALADVEEARRQAGEWYANLDLDPSRLEALEARLDRIARLKRRYGPTVEAVLAAGEEARRRLEAWENRAWEERQAQRREAAAADRYREAAAALAAAREEAARRLEPELQRLVRAMGMEHALVELVLEAAEPGPRGTEEPVLRFSANRGQPLRPFQKVASGGELARLGLALTVSGAGGGGEPLVFDEVDSGTSGHGARQVAALLAALARTRQVIVVSHQAVVASRAGAHYHVDKLAQEGRTRSQVRRLEPAERVTEIARMLSGDTTEASLRHARELLVLAAAGEEDAKPGATTNG; the protein is encoded by the coding sequence ATGCTGGAGAATCTGGCCATCCACAACTTCGGTATCATGGCCGACAGCGTCATCGACTGGGAGCCCGGCCTCAACGTGGTCACGGGGGAATCCGGTGCCGGGAAGTCGCTATTGGTGGAGGCCCTCGACACCGTGCTGGGGGCGCGCGCCACGGCCGACCGCATCGGGCCCTGGGACGATGCCGCCCGCATCCGGGCCAGCTTCCGGGTAGGGGCGCAGCACCCGGTCTGGCAGGCGGCCGCCGCCTGGGGGCTGGAGCCTGATGAGGTGCTCATCGTCCAGCGCGAGTGGGGCCGCGACGGGCGTTCCCTCTTCCGCGTCCAGGGCCGGCCGGTCCCGGCCGCGGCCGTGCGGGAGCTGGCGGACTGCGGCCTGATGGAGCTCAGCGGGCAGCATCAGCATCAGCGCTGGCTCCGGCCCCATGCCCTGACCGGATGGCTGGACGAGGCCGGCGGCCTCGAGGGGTTACGCGCCGCGGTGGAGGAGGCCTGGGCAGCGTGGCGGCAGGCGGTCGAGGCCCTGGAGGAACTGCGCGGGCAGGCCCCCGACCCGGCGACGGTGGAGGCCTGGCGGGAGACGGTGGCTGAAATTGGGCAGGCAGGACTGAGCCCGGACGAGGAAGCCCGCCTGGAGGACGAGATCCGGCGCCTGCGTGCGGCCCGGCGCCTCATGGAAGGCTACGCCGCCTTCCGCGGCAATCTCGAGGGCGACGGCGACAGCCCCGGGGCGGAGGCGGCGCTGGCCGAGGCAGCCCGGGCCCTGGCCGCCCTGGCCGGGGTGGATCCAGCCCTGGCGCCGGCGCAGGCGCTGCTGGAAGGGGCGTTGGCCGATGTGGAGGAGGCGCGCCGTCAGGCCGGCGAATGGTATGCCAACCTGGACCTGGACCCCTCCCGGCTGGAAGCGCTGGAGGCGCGCCTGGACCGCATCGCGCGCCTCAAGCGCCGTTACGGACCCACGGTGGAGGCCGTGCTGGCCGCCGGGGAGGAGGCCCGGCGCCGGTTGGAGGCCTGGGAAAACCGGGCCTGGGAGGAGCGGCAGGCCCAACGCCGGGAGGCAGCGGCGGCGGACCGCTACCGCGAGGCAGCGGCAGCCCTGGCCGCCGCCCGGGAAGAGGCCGCCCGCCGCCTGGAGCCCGAATTGCAGCGGCTGGTCCGGGCGATGGGCATGGAACACGCCCTGGTGGAACTGGTCTTGGAGGCGGCTGAACCTGGGCCCCGCGGCACCGAGGAGCCGGTGCTGCGTTTTTCCGCCAACCGCGGGCAGCCGCTGCGGCCGTTTCAGAAGGTGGCTTCCGGCGGTGAACTGGCCCGTCTGGGGCTGGCTCTGACCGTGTCCGGAGCCGGCGGCGGCGGCGAACCGCTGGTGTTCGACGAGGTCGATAGCGGGACCAGCGGACACGGGGCCCGCCAGGTCGCCGCCCTGCTGGCTGCCCTGGCCCGCACCAGACAGGTGATCGTGGTCTCTCATCAGGCGGTGGTGGCCTCCCGCGCCGGGGCCCATTATCACGTTGACAAGCTGGCCCAGGAGGGACGCACCCGTTCCCAGGTGCGCCGGCTGGAGCCGGCGGAACGGGTGACCGAGATCGCCCGCATGTTGAGCGGTGACACCACTGAGGCGTCGCTGCGCCATGCCCGCGAGCTGCTGGTATTGGCGGCCGCCGGGGAGGAGGACGCGAAACCGGGTGCCACAACCAATGGCTGA
- a CDS encoding Divergent PAP2 family protein, whose amino-acid sequence MPQPMAELSRLLSVNRVLSVALLAALSAQVIKFLFYWGARRRARLDRLVGAGGMPSSHSAMVAALATAVGYDYGWTSALFAVSCVFGLVVLYDAIGVRRTVGLQSRYLNRVSRTRKEFDVLDREFPEYVGHTPREVVAGALWGILISWWLH is encoded by the coding sequence GTGCCACAACCAATGGCTGAACTGAGCCGGCTGCTATCGGTCAACCGTGTCCTGAGCGTGGCGCTGCTGGCGGCGTTGAGTGCGCAGGTCATTAAATTCCTGTTCTACTGGGGTGCCCGCCGCCGGGCCCGCCTGGACCGGCTGGTGGGGGCGGGCGGGATGCCAAGCTCGCATTCGGCGATGGTGGCGGCGCTGGCCACAGCCGTCGGGTATGATTACGGCTGGACCAGCGCCCTGTTTGCGGTGAGTTGTGTCTTTGGACTGGTGGTGCTGTACGACGCCATCGGTGTGCGGCGCACGGTGGGGCTGCAGTCACGCTATTTGAACCGGGTCAGCCGGACCCGGAAGGAATTTGATGTCCTGGATCGCGAATTCCCGGAATACGTGGGCCACACCCCCCGGGAGGTGGTGGCCGGCGCACTTTGGGGTATCCTCATTTCCTGGTGGCTGCATTAG
- a CDS encoding protein of unknown function (Evidence 5 : Unknown function), whose translation MGYPHFLVAALVRAEGRGREARIGTDCHCEFTHRNRA comes from the coding sequence TTGGGGTATCCTCATTTCCTGGTGGCTGCATTAGTCCGGGCGGAGGGCCGGGGGCGGGAGGCACGGATTGGCACGGATTGTCATTGCGAGTTTACCCATCGGAACCGGGCATGA
- a CDS encoding Galactosyldiacylglycerol synthase, with the protein MARIVIASLPIGTGHDVAAEALAAALSAGGHEVVFSQHLVPAAALQTHAYFAAVRYVPGWYGRLFRWVEHAPAAWPRYRRHWRRVGERRLLAAYRELEPDIIVATHPFALTAWGWVKSRYPELRLVGVLTDLSVHRFWWEPEADGYAVWFPEQRLELMRWGCDPDRIHATGIPIRAAFAHPGSGVYAPGTGPILLLGGGLGIGPYRRILRRLAVLDHPVVAICGHNEALRLSLLTESWPSHVSIRGFEPDMPGLMRQAALVVGKPGGVTAAEVAQSRVPWILSHWIAGQEEINRDRLVAHGLAVREQGDLVALAERLLAPGPERERMRQQQALWRRPDAARHIAAWLAQLEAARNFRNF; encoded by the coding sequence TTGGCACGGATTGTCATTGCGAGTTTACCCATCGGAACCGGGCATGACGTGGCCGCGGAGGCTTTGGCCGCGGCCTTGAGTGCCGGCGGCCATGAGGTGGTTTTTTCCCAACACCTGGTGCCGGCCGCGGCCCTGCAGACGCACGCCTATTTTGCGGCGGTGCGTTACGTGCCGGGATGGTACGGCCGGCTCTTCCGCTGGGTGGAACATGCCCCGGCGGCCTGGCCCCGCTACCGACGCCACTGGCGCCGGGTGGGTGAACGCCGCCTGCTGGCGGCCTACCGGGAATTGGAGCCGGACATCATCGTGGCGACCCACCCCTTCGCCCTCACCGCCTGGGGATGGGTCAAGAGCCGGTACCCGGAGTTGCGGCTGGTGGGGGTGCTGACCGACCTCTCGGTGCACCGGTTCTGGTGGGAACCGGAAGCGGACGGTTACGCAGTCTGGTTTCCCGAACAGCGCCTGGAGCTGATGCGCTGGGGCTGCGACCCGGACCGCATCCACGCCACCGGCATCCCCATCCGCGCCGCGTTTGCCCATCCCGGCAGCGGGGTTTATGCCCCCGGCACCGGCCCCATCCTCCTGCTGGGCGGGGGCCTGGGCATCGGCCCCTATCGCCGGATCCTGCGCCGGCTGGCGGTGCTGGACCACCCGGTGGTGGCCATCTGCGGGCACAATGAGGCGCTCCGGCTCAGCCTCTTGACCGAGTCCTGGCCGTCCCACGTCAGTATTCGCGGTTTCGAGCCGGATATGCCGGGCCTGATGCGGCAGGCGGCGCTGGTGGTCGGCAAGCCGGGCGGGGTGACGGCGGCTGAGGTGGCGCAGTCCCGCGTGCCCTGGATTTTGAGCCACTGGATTGCCGGACAGGAGGAGATCAACCGCGACCGGCTGGTGGCGCACGGTCTGGCCGTCCGGGAACAGGGGGATCTCGTCGCCCTGGCCGAGCGTCTCCTGGCTCCGGGGCCGGAACGTGAACGCATGCGGCAGCAGCAGGCCCTCTGGCGCCGGCCGGACGCCGCGCGCCACATCGCGGCCTGGCTGGCACAGCTTGAAGCGGCACGCAACTTCCGCAATTTCTAG
- a CDS encoding Stage IV sporulation protein B has translation MQTEQAVRRRRRARVRRGTALAAALFGWLLTATPAVPAGPRGWLPAAAGLYGTAWWQRPAARAAGGLPRRVRLGGLSIGVVVRVRGLVVLGVDGQDPAARAGIRPGEVITAAQGQPLRSRAQLAALTAAAGRAHRGVELEVADGGSLHRIRVRPVRAPGTRGWRLGVTVQARFSGVGTLSFWSADGRRFVALGHSVVRAAAGPVPVEGAAYPARVVDIVPSTPGEPGEKIGVLNDPPQPLGRVERNGRFGISGRTEGTAPGSPLLPLAAPTEVHPGPAWLYTALRGSRPQRFRVRVLMTLPQDRPRQRGILFQVTDPRLLSAAGGIVQGMSGSPLVQDGRVIGAVTHVLVNRPQLGYACYAAWMARDAGWGQHPGTQNAKTFPGRQESRRPAPN, from the coding sequence GTGCAGACGGAGCAGGCGGTCCGGCGGCGACGGCGGGCGCGGGTCCGGCGCGGGACCGCGCTGGCCGCCGCGCTGTTCGGATGGCTGTTGACGGCAACCCCGGCGGTCCCCGCCGGGCCGCGGGGGTGGCTGCCGGCGGCGGCGGGGTTATACGGGACGGCCTGGTGGCAGCGGCCGGCCGCGCGGGCTGCCGGCGGTCTGCCCCGGCGGGTGCGGTTGGGCGGCCTATCCATCGGGGTGGTGGTGCGGGTGCGCGGGCTGGTGGTCCTGGGCGTCGACGGGCAGGATCCCGCGGCCCGGGCCGGTATCCGGCCCGGGGAGGTGATCACGGCCGCTCAGGGGCAGCCGCTGCGGTCGCGGGCGCAACTGGCCGCCCTCACCGCGGCGGCCGGCCGGGCCCACCGAGGTGTGGAACTGGAGGTCGCGGACGGGGGCAGCCTGCATCGGATACGGGTGCGGCCGGTGCGGGCGCCCGGCACCCGCGGCTGGCGGCTTGGGGTCACGGTGCAGGCCCGCTTCAGCGGGGTGGGCACCCTGAGCTTCTGGAGTGCAGACGGCCGCCGGTTCGTGGCCCTGGGCCACAGCGTGGTGCGCGCGGCGGCGGGGCCGGTGCCGGTGGAGGGGGCGGCGTATCCGGCCCGGGTGGTGGACATCGTGCCCAGCACGCCCGGGGAGCCGGGCGAGAAGATCGGGGTGCTGAACGACCCGCCGCAGCCCTTGGGCCGGGTGGAGCGCAACGGCCGTTTCGGCATCAGCGGCCGGACAGAGGGGACGGCCCCGGGGAGCCCGCTGCTGCCGCTGGCTGCTCCGACTGAGGTGCATCCGGGACCGGCCTGGCTGTATACCGCCCTGCGGGGCAGCCGCCCGCAACGGTTCCGGGTGCGGGTGCTCATGACCCTGCCGCAGGACCGGCCGCGCCAACGGGGGATCCTGTTTCAGGTGACCGATCCCCGCCTGTTGTCAGCAGCTGGCGGCATCGTGCAGGGGATGAGCGGTAGCCCGCTCGTCCAGGACGGCCGGGTGATCGGCGCCGTGACCCATGTCCTGGTCAACCGGCCCCAGCTGGGCTACGCCTGTTATGCCGCCTGGATGGCCCGGGATGCGGGCTGGGGCCAGCATCCGGGGACGCAAAACGCGAAAACCTTCCCGGGGCGGCAGGAATCGCGGCGGCCGGCGCCGAATTAG
- the spo0A gene encoding response regulator, phosphorylated in response to complex YlbF/YmcA/YaaT (Evidence 2a : Function from experimental evidences in other organisms; PubMedId : 8504245, 12406209, 15556029, 15808745, 23569226, 26152584, 27148245, 27501195, 28723971; Product type r : regulator), which produces MAIRVLIADDNREFTELLREAISNEEGLEVAGVANHGMEVLEFLAGHPVDVIILDIIMPHLDGIGVLERLAQMDMEHRPKVVVLTAFGQETMTQKALELGADYYILKPFNLKVLAARVKQLAAGAEGERRTAVTTAPASKVAVLPVRHLDVEVTNVIHEIGIPAHIKGYLYLREAILMVIHRVDLLSGVTKELYPAIAAKYKTTPSRVERAIRHAIEVAWARGNVDVINSIFGHTVNRERGKPTNSEFIAMVADKLRMQMKAS; this is translated from the coding sequence ATGGCTATCCGGGTGTTGATTGCCGACGACAATCGGGAATTCACCGAGTTGCTGCGGGAGGCCATCTCGAACGAGGAAGGTCTGGAGGTGGCCGGGGTTGCCAATCACGGCATGGAAGTGCTGGAATTCCTGGCCGGCCACCCGGTCGACGTCATCATCCTTGATATCATCATGCCGCACCTGGACGGCATCGGCGTCCTGGAGCGCCTGGCGCAGATGGACATGGAGCATCGGCCCAAGGTGGTGGTGCTGACCGCTTTCGGGCAAGAGACCATGACCCAGAAGGCCTTGGAGCTGGGGGCCGATTACTACATTCTGAAGCCGTTCAACCTGAAGGTGCTGGCAGCCCGGGTCAAGCAGCTGGCCGCGGGGGCGGAGGGCGAACGGCGGACGGCGGTGACCACCGCCCCGGCCTCCAAGGTGGCGGTGCTGCCGGTGCGCCATCTGGATGTGGAGGTCACCAACGTCATCCATGAAATTGGCATCCCGGCCCATATTAAGGGGTATCTTTACCTGCGGGAGGCCATCCTGATGGTCATCCACCGTGTGGACCTGCTGAGCGGGGTCACCAAGGAGCTCTACCCGGCCATTGCCGCCAAGTACAAGACCACCCCCAGCCGGGTGGAGCGGGCCATCCGCCATGCCATCGAGGTGGCCTGGGCACGCGGCAACGTGGACGTCATCAACAGCATCTTCGGGCATACGGTCAACCGCGAGCGCGGCAAGCCCACCAATTCCGAGTTCATCGCCATGGTGGCCGACAAGCTGCGCATGCAGATGAAGGCCAGCTGA
- the bcd gene encoding branched-chain amino acid dehydrogenase (Evidence 2a : Function from experimental evidences in other organisms; PubMedId : 4204435, 10094682, 12427936, 15241682, 20935095, 21856856, 22720735, 28165735; Product type e : enzyme) has product MEIFRAMAEYGHEELVFWYDRASGLRAVVAIHDTTLGPALGGLRVWNYPSEEAMVEDALRLSRGMTAKNSAMGLDLGGGKAVIWADRAAYGEALFRAFGRLVESLAGRYITAEDVGVGPAEMALVARETRFVGGLPEGSGDPSPATALGVLEGMKAALAHLGGNGLSGLTVAVQGLGHVGSLLAHMLADQGARLVVTDLDHEAGRRVAEETGARWVDPGAIYDEPCDIFAPCALGAVLNADTVERLRCRMVAGSANNQLATPADGRRLWERGILYVPDFVVNGGGVINVAEEFARGGYRQERAYARVRRIGQQVRDILTLAEREGIPPFEAADRFAEERRQRLGAVRRSFIPRPPA; this is encoded by the coding sequence GTGGAGATCTTCCGGGCCATGGCCGAATACGGCCACGAGGAACTGGTGTTCTGGTACGACCGCGCGAGCGGACTCCGGGCGGTGGTGGCCATTCACGACACCACCCTGGGGCCGGCCCTGGGCGGCCTGCGGGTTTGGAACTATCCCTCCGAGGAGGCGATGGTAGAGGACGCCCTGCGGCTCTCCCGGGGCATGACCGCCAAGAACAGCGCGATGGGGCTGGACCTGGGTGGGGGCAAGGCTGTCATCTGGGCGGACCGGGCCGCGTATGGTGAGGCACTCTTCCGCGCCTTCGGCCGGCTGGTGGAGAGTCTGGCCGGCCGGTACATCACGGCCGAGGACGTAGGGGTGGGTCCGGCGGAGATGGCGCTGGTGGCCCGTGAGACCCGTTTCGTTGGCGGGTTGCCGGAGGGCAGCGGGGATCCTTCCCCGGCCACTGCGCTGGGCGTGCTGGAGGGCATGAAGGCGGCCCTCGCCCATCTGGGCGGCAACGGCCTGAGCGGCCTGACCGTGGCGGTGCAGGGGCTGGGGCATGTTGGCAGCCTGCTGGCTCACATGCTGGCCGATCAGGGCGCCCGGCTGGTGGTGACCGATCTGGACCACGAGGCCGGACGCCGCGTCGCGGAGGAGACCGGGGCGCGCTGGGTGGATCCGGGGGCCATCTATGACGAGCCCTGTGACATCTTCGCCCCTTGCGCCCTGGGCGCGGTGTTGAATGCCGACACCGTCGAACGCCTGCGCTGCCGGATGGTGGCGGGGTCCGCCAACAATCAGCTGGCCACCCCCGCCGACGGCCGCCGGTTGTGGGAGCGCGGCATCCTGTATGTGCCGGACTTCGTGGTGAACGGCGGCGGCGTTATCAATGTGGCGGAGGAATTCGCCCGCGGGGGGTACCGGCAGGAGCGGGCCTATGCCCGTGTACGCCGGATCGGGCAGCAGGTGCGGGACATCCTGACGCTGGCGGAGCGGGAGGGGATTCCGCCCTTTGAGGCGGCTGACCGGTTCGCCGAGGAGCGGCGGCAGCGCCTGGGGGCAGTTCGCAGGTCGTTCATTCCCCGGCCGCCGGCGTAG
- a CDS encoding conserved protein of unknown function (Evidence 4 : Unknown function but conserved in other organisms) produces MADETERVAVSDLEELIEQLPGVLRCQVVTNDWGGIEAVHVLSSLERSPKQTVRDIESALLARWHLRVDRKKISVAQVAAGRPQGGEAPRLRVAGWEVEHDAARGRVTATVLLAAAEGETVIRGEYRGAYIPSQQPLPMALAAVEALNRLPGGQAFALVELREVTVAGHPVFLAAVSHLGPNQQEELLIGTAVAGPDRAATAVRAVLDAVNRRLGRVAVQGAAAVAASRPPSPEDGEKEDE; encoded by the coding sequence ATGGCGGATGAAACGGAGCGGGTGGCGGTATCCGACCTGGAGGAGCTGATTGAGCAGCTCCCCGGGGTGTTGCGCTGCCAGGTGGTGACGAACGATTGGGGCGGCATTGAGGCCGTCCATGTGTTGAGCTCCCTGGAACGCTCGCCCAAGCAGACGGTGCGGGACATTGAAAGCGCCCTGCTGGCCCGTTGGCACTTGCGGGTGGACCGGAAGAAGATCTCGGTCGCCCAGGTGGCGGCGGGACGGCCCCAGGGGGGCGAGGCGCCCCGCCTGCGGGTGGCGGGCTGGGAGGTGGAGCACGATGCGGCCCGGGGGCGGGTAACGGCCACCGTCCTGCTGGCGGCGGCGGAAGGGGAGACGGTCATCCGCGGGGAGTACCGCGGGGCCTACATCCCCAGCCAACAGCCTCTGCCCATGGCTCTGGCCGCGGTGGAGGCCCTGAACCGCCTGCCCGGCGGCCAGGCCTTTGCCTTGGTGGAACTGCGGGAGGTGACTGTGGCCGGGCATCCGGTTTTCCTGGCGGCGGTCAGCCACCTGGGGCCCAACCAGCAGGAGGAGCTCCTGATCGGGACCGCGGTTGCCGGTCCGGATCGGGCAGCCACCGCCGTGCGGGCGGTGCTGGATGCGGTCAACCGTCGCCTGGGCCGGGTGGCGGTGCAGGGCGCTGCGGCGGTGGCGGCCTCCCGCCCGCCGTCCCCCGAAGATGGGGAAAAGGAGGACGAATAG
- a CDS encoding conserved protein of unknown function (Evidence 4 : Unknown function but conserved in other organisms): MSKDWVEVPARPAGTVRAGGVGAAAPAAATGGSRSSEAQNALYHRWMAEGTPLALRLRDGTTLEARLLRYDTYALHLQDAEGRDWLVFKHAVNAIVPPSPGGGES; this comes from the coding sequence ATGTCCAAGGACTGGGTGGAGGTTCCGGCCCGGCCGGCCGGCACGGTGCGCGCGGGCGGGGTGGGGGCGGCCGCGCCGGCGGCCGCAACCGGCGGCAGCCGCAGCAGCGAGGCACAGAACGCCCTCTACCATCGCTGGATGGCGGAAGGGACGCCGTTGGCCCTGCGCCTGCGGGACGGGACCACACTGGAGGCGCGCCTGCTCCGGTACGATACCTACGCCCTGCATCTCCAGGACGCGGAGGGCCGGGACTGGCTGGTGTTTAAGCACGCCGTCAACGCCATCGTGCCGCCGTCGCCGGGCGGGGGGGAGAGCTAG